One segment of Paraburkholderia sp. PREW-6R DNA contains the following:
- a CDS encoding ParB/RepB/Spo0J family partition protein gives MKPSQFAKGFQARPDTTSSEKRTALDRLNAIDGLVKNDPKTGELTGRPSASVLPHNLSDTDSADESAAYRTWRTEHGYRPGQVIDLALKTIKPSPFNPRHFYVKSSIAELAVNLAKQGQQQAIHVIPDYDNPGTYFVSDGGRRVRALKEANKETVKAIVIDLPIGLQSYKLGYDLNVQRDSQTVFDNAVVWKRFLDERHFQSQKELAEHLGLDESTVAVALSIAKLPEVVMHEMVARPDRFGSNMAYQVGRYHTARGSDATLRLINKILSDDLSTRQVADIVKGRASAQESTKPAGRQRYAQRLEIKLDGVSVGDLKSYGDDRIELRLKGLSREKRDDILQQIEKMLK, from the coding sequence ATGAAACCCTCCCAATTCGCAAAAGGCTTCCAGGCGCGTCCTGACACGACCAGCAGCGAAAAGCGTACCGCCTTGGACCGCCTGAATGCCATAGATGGCTTGGTAAAGAACGACCCGAAGACGGGCGAGCTAACAGGGCGCCCGAGCGCGTCCGTGCTCCCGCACAATCTCTCGGACACAGACAGCGCTGACGAATCAGCGGCCTACCGTACGTGGCGGACTGAACATGGATATCGGCCGGGTCAGGTGATCGACCTCGCGTTGAAAACGATCAAGCCAAGCCCGTTCAATCCCCGCCACTTTTATGTGAAATCCTCGATCGCCGAACTGGCGGTCAATCTCGCGAAGCAAGGTCAGCAGCAAGCGATTCATGTCATTCCGGACTATGACAATCCCGGCACCTATTTCGTCAGCGATGGCGGCCGACGCGTTCGCGCCCTCAAGGAGGCGAACAAGGAAACGGTCAAGGCGATTGTGATCGACCTTCCCATCGGTCTGCAAAGCTACAAGCTCGGTTACGACCTCAACGTCCAGCGCGATTCACAAACCGTCTTTGACAATGCCGTAGTCTGGAAACGCTTTCTCGACGAGCGTCATTTTCAGAGTCAGAAAGAGCTCGCCGAACATCTGGGGCTGGACGAGTCCACGGTTGCGGTGGCGCTATCGATTGCGAAACTGCCAGAGGTGGTGATGCACGAGATGGTCGCGCGCCCGGATCGGTTCGGCTCGAACATGGCTTATCAGGTCGGGCGTTACCACACAGCCCGCGGGTCAGATGCCACACTGCGTCTGATCAACAAGATTCTCTCCGACGACCTCAGCACACGCCAGGTGGCAGACATCGTCAAGGGAAGGGCCAGCGCTCAGGAGAGCACCAAACCGGCGGGACGGCAGCGCTACGCCCAGCGTCTGGAAATCAAGCTGGACGGGGTGTCGGTCGGCGACCTGAAATCGTACGGTGATGACCGGATTGAGCTACGTCTCAAAGGACTTTCGCGCGAAAAGCGCGATGACATCCTGCAGCAGATCGAAAAAATGTTGAAGTAG